One part of the Solanum dulcamara chromosome 3, daSolDulc1.2, whole genome shotgun sequence genome encodes these proteins:
- the LOC129883246 gene encoding putative late blight resistance protein homolog R1A-3: MAENEIEEMLDHLRRIKSGGDLDIEQIKILEMMLRVFRTFIKYHHLLLPDLLVELTKKAKSTVRMLPWVFDEIPDECKTNLNLERLETHLLEFFESNTSSSYSYESNDVDLSKYMDCLGKNLNDVLMYLLERGSDPLEENFTIHRFIKQLKIVQKKMRFLRLLYATEIIGYANQEKLECLETRIQFMANNVEHLCLAVAVDDEFITYEYDNLNYKPSYLLSLIVLVELEMKKIFLSELKASKFTQSTTFKDKKLPKGFSHHLHSLLMYLRNKKLENFPNNVSAQNIDVVIDFLLGFLDPNVPNHVINGSWLNEVLVKVGDIAGDVLYVIQKLLPSSIKKDDTSKISLCSIQILEKTKDLKAQVETYYRSLKFTPSQFPTSGGLSFLDSLLRKLNEMSKSKSGLDFPMKPLLGNSEKDLSSLTSILEKELSSLSSIFRDVAKVHHEHKIPKDLQRRTINLAYEAEVAIDSILAQYNVFWHIFCSLPTILKEIKQINAEVTEMWSVDVALKAHYVVAPSKHLPTRHSNPVNDEEIVGFDITTEKLIQYLTRGTSELDVIPIVGMGGQGKTTCARKLYNTDIIVSWFDVRAWCIVSQTYNRRELLQDIFSQVTGCEDKGDKDDVLADMLRKHLIGKRYLIVLDDMWDCMAWDDLRLYFPDVGNRSRIVVTTRLEKVGEQVKYHTDPYSLPFLTTEESCQLLQKRVFQKEDCPPELQDVSQAVAEKCKGLPLVVVLVAGIIKKRKMEESWWNEVKDALFDYLDRESEEYTRATMQLSFDNLPDCLKLCLLYMGMFPEDTRIPASKLICLWTAEGFVQDIESGEDYLMDLISSNVILVSKRSYNGKVKYCQVHDVVLHFCLEKSREEKFMLAVKGHASQFQPLDWKGSRVSFTSFSEELSSKFASLGSKTAKPFHLPLRSLITTNRGNTFDEIPFCQISELRLLKVLDLSSHFVDTLSSATFKPLNLLKYLAVRADKFEFHPESHLPCLETLVVTSMDQVLLPVSFWEMEKLRHVEIVVAEFDLEEDKHGIFEGSSKLENLRTLGSVGFPFEEVDRVDVLSTRCPNLQELAISFLGDHDSAEPFCLTLENLTQLQILGLFFYFPMIISGLQLPSNLKKLVLLGSHMESAIPFIAGLPSLEYLRLEDLESIELKEWCLGDITFHKLKLLKLVNLDISRWDASEESFPLLETLVIQNCCKLEEIPLSFADIPTLKQIKLMWCDNKALEASAVRIKEEVEAIEGCDRIDITAQDNCAGNIRRL, from the exons ATGGCTGAAAATGAAATTGAGGAAATGTTAGATCACCTGAGAAGGATCAAGAGTGGAGGTGATCTGGATATTGAACAAATTAAGATACTTGAAATGATGCTAAGAGTTTTTAGAACCTTTATAAAGTATCATCATTTACTTTTGCCGGATCTCTTAGTGGAGCTCACAAAAAAGGCAAAATCAACTGTGAGAATGCTTCCTTGGGTATTTGATGAGATTCCAGATGAATGTAAAACTAACCTTAATTTGGAAAGGCTAGAAACACATTTGTTGGAATTCTTTGAAAGTAATACCAGTTCAAGTTACAGTTATGAGTCGAATGATGTTGATCTGTCGAAATATATGGATTGCCTCGGAAAGAATCTAAATGATGTACTGATGTACCTCCTGGAAAGGGGGTCTGACCCTCTTGAAGAAAACTTTACCATACACCGATTCATAAAGCAATTGAAAATTGTTcaaaagaaaatgagatttttgagACTCTTATATGCCACAGAGATAATTGGTTATGCCAACCAAGAGAAGCTGGAATGTTTGGAGACTCGAATTCAGTTCATGGCTAACAACGTGGAACACCTTTGTCTTGCTGTTGCTGTTGATGATGAGTTCATCACATATGAGTATGATAACTTGAATTATAAACCTTCTTATCTATTAAGCTTGATTGTGTTAGTGGAGCTGGAAATGAAGAAGATATTTCTCAGTGAACTAAAGGCTTCAAAGTTTACTCAATCAACAACTTTCAAGGACAAGAAATTACCAAAAGGATTTTCACATCATCTCCACAGTCTGCTGATGTATCTCAGAAACAAAAAGCTCGAGAACTTCCCTAATAATGTCTCTGCTCAAAATATTGATGTGGTAATAGACTTCTTATTGGGTTTCCTGGATCCTAATGTGCCAAATCATGTTATTAATGGTAGCTGGTTGAATGAGGTCTTGGTGAAGGTTGGAGATATAGCAGGTGATGTTCTATATGTGATTCAAAAGCTTCTTCCTAGCTCTATAAAAAAAGATGACACAAGCAAAATAAGTCTCTGCTCAATACAGATACTGGAGAAAACTAAAGATCTGAAGGCACAAGTGGAGACTTACTACAGATCCTTAAAATTTACTCCATCTCAGTTCCCCACCTCTGGTGGTTTGAGCTTTCTGGATTCTCTTTTAAGGAAACTGAATGAGATGTCGAAATCTAAATCTGGTTTGGATTTCCCGATGAAACCTCTTTTAGGTAATTCGGAGAAAGATCTATCATCTCTTACATCCATTTTAGAGAAGGAGCTGTCATCATTATCATCCATTTTCAGAGATGTCGCAAAGGTGCACCATGAACATAAAATTCCTAAAGATCTTCAGAGACGTACCATCAATTTGGCATATGAAGCTGAGGTTGCCATTGACTCTATTCTTGCTCAGTATAATGTgttttggcatattttttgcTCACTTCCTACAATCTTAAAAGAGATCAAGCAAATTAATGCGGAGGTGACTGAGATGTGGTCGGTGGACGTTGCTCTTAAGGCTCACTATGTGGTAGCGCCATCTAAACATCTACCAACTCGACACAGCAATCCTGTAAATGATGAGGAGATAGTGGGTTTTGATATAACAACAGAAAAACTAATTCAGTATCTGACTCGAGGGACAAGTGAGCTAGATGTCATCCCTATTGTTGGGATGGGGGGACAAGGTAAAACAACTTGTGCTAGAAAGTTGTATAATACTGACATCATTGTTTCTTGGTTCGATGTTCGAGCATGGTGCATCGTTTCCCAAACATATAATCGGAGAGAGCTATTACAAGATATTTTTAGTCAAGTTACCGGTTGCGAGGACAAGGGAGATAAGGATGATGTTCTTGCCGACATGTTGAGGAAACACTTAATAGGAAAGAGATACCTCATTGTATTGGATGATATGTGGGATTGTATGGCATGGGATGACTTAAGGCTTTATTTTCCAGATGTTGGAAATAGAAGCAGAATTGTAGTAACAACTCGACTTGAGAAAGTGGGTGAGCAAGTCAAGTACCATACTGATCCTTATTCTCTTCCATTCCTCACAACAGAAGAGAGTTGCCAATTGTTGCAGAAAAGAGTGTTTCAAAAGGAAGATTGCCCGCCTGAACTACAAGATGTGAGTCAAGCAGTTGCTGAAAAATGCAAAGGATTGCCTCTAGTGGTTGTCTTGGTAGCTGGAATtatcaaaaaaaggaaaatggaaGAATCTTGGTGGAATGAGGTGAAAGATGCTTTATTTGACTATCTTGATCGTGAGTCCGAAGAATATACTCGGGCAACTATGCAGTTGAGTTTTGATAACTTACCAGATTGTTTAAAGCTTTGCCTTCTTTATATGGGAATGTTTCCAGAGGACACAAGAATTCCAGCGTCTAAATTGATATGTCTATGGACTGCGGAAGGATTCGTGCAAGACATTGAATCTGGTGAAGATTACTTGATGGATCTCATTAGCAGTAACGTGATACTGGTTTCAAAGAGAAGTTATAATGGTAAAGTCAAATACTGTCAGGTTCATGATGTAGTGCTTCACTTTTGCTTGGAGAAGAGTAGAGAAGAAAAGTTTATGCTGGCAGTGAAGGGGCATGCTAGCCAGTTTCAACCTTTGGATTGGAAGGGAAGTCGAGTGAGCTTCACTAGTTTCAGTGAAGAGCTTTCCTCCAAGTTTGCATCTCTGGGCTCCAAAACAGCAAAGCCTTTCCACCTACCCTTGAGGTCACTGATAACGACCAATCGAGGAAACACTTTTGATGAGATTCCCTTCTGTCAGATTAGTGAATTGAGACTTCTTAAGGTCTTGGATTTGAGTTCTCATTTTGTGGATACTTTGTCGTCAGCTACTTTCAAACCACTAAATCTCCTGAAGTACCTCGCGGTTCGGGCAGATAAATTTGAGTTTCATCCAGAATCACATCTGCCCTGTCTAGAAACTTTAGTTGTGACTAGTATGGATCAGGTACTATTACCAGTGTCTTTTTGGGAAATGGAAAAATTAAGGCATGTTGAGATCGTTGTAGCTGAATTTGATTTGGAAGAGGATAAGCATGGGATCTTTGAGGGATCCTCTAAATTGGAAAATTTGAGGACATTAGGGAGTGTTGGATTTCCATTTGAGGAAGTTGATAGGGTGGATGTGTTATCAACGAGGTGTCCTAATCTTCAAGAACTTGCAATCAGCTTTTTGGGAGATCATGATTCTGCAGAGCCTTTTTGTCTCACATTGGAAAATCTTACCCAGCTTCAAATACTTggtcttttcttttattttcccaTGATTATATCAGGGTTACAGCTgccttcaaatttaaagaagttgGTACTATTAGGGAGTCATATGGAAAGCGCTATTCCCTTCATTGCGGGACTACCAAGCCTGGAGTATCTCAGATTAGAAGATTTGGAATCTATTGAATTAAAAGAGTGGTGCCTTGGAGATATTACTTTCCATAAACTTAAGTTGTTGAAACTGGTGAACTTGGATATCTCAAGGTGGGATGCCTCGGAGGAATCCTTTCCCCTGCTTGAAACACTTGTTATACAAAATTGTTGCAAGCTGGAGGAGATCCCCCTTAGCTTTGCAGATATTCCAACACTGAAACAGATTAAGTTGATGTGGTGCGACAACAAAGCTCTTGAGGCTTCAGCTGTGAGAATTAAGGAAGAAGTCGAAGCTATTGAAGGATGCGACCGTATTGACATCACTGCCCAA GATAATTGTGCAGGGAATATAAGGCGGCTGTGA
- the LOC129883727 gene encoding uncharacterized protein LOC129883727 — MAENEIEEMLDHLRRIKSGGDLDIEQIKILEMMLRVFRTFIKYHHVLLPDLLVELTKKAKSTVRMLPWVFDEIPDECKTNLNLERLETHLLEFFEGNTSSSYSYESNDVDLSKYMDCLGKNLNDVLMFLLERGSDPLEENFTIHRFIKKLKIVQKKMRFLRYLYATEIIGYVNQEKLECLETRIQFMANNVEHLCLAVADEFITYEYDNLNYKPSYLLSLIVLVELEMKKIFLSELKASKFTQSTTFKDKKLPKGFSHHLHSLLMYLRNKKLENFPNNVSAQNIDVVIEFLLGFLDPNVPNHVINGSWLNEVLVKVGDIAGDVLYVIQKLLPSSINKDDTNKISLCSIQILEKTKDLKAQVETYYRSLKFTPSQFPTSGGLSFLDSLLRKLNEMSKSKSGLDFPMKPLLGNSEKDLSSLTSILEKELSSLSSIFRDVAKVHHEHKIPKDLQRRTINLAYEAEVAIDSILAQYNVFWHIFCSLPTILKEIKQINAEVTEMWSVDVALKAHYVVAPSKHLPTRHSNPVNDEEIVGFDITTEKLIQYLTRGTSELDVIPIVGMGGQGKTTCARKLYNTDIIVSWFDVRAWCIVSQTYNRRELLQDIFSQVTGCEDKGDKDDVLADMLRKHLIGKRYLIVLDDMWDCMAWDDGRMWSKVAARRIVKVAKSNF; from the exons ATGGCTGAAAATGAAATTGAGGAAATGTTAGATCACCTGAGAAGGATCAAGAGTGGAGGTGATCTGGATATTGAACAAATTAAGATACTTGAAATGATGCTAAGAGTTTTTAGAACCTTTATAAAGTATCATCATGTACTTTTGCCGGATCTCTTGGTGGAGCTCACAAAAAAGGCAAAATCAACTGTGAGAATGCTTCCTTGGGTATTTGATGAGATTCCAGATGAATGTAAAACTAACCTTAATTTGGAAAGGCTAGAAACACATTTGTTGGAATTCTTTGAAGGTAATACCAGTTCAAGTTACAGTTATGAGTCGAATGATGTTGATCTGTCGAAATATATGGATTGCCTCGGAAAGAATCTAAATGATGTACTGATGTTCCTCCTGGAAAGGGGGTCTGACCCTCTTGAAGAAAACTTTACCATACACCGATTCATAAAGAAACTGAAAATTGTCcaaaagaaaatgagatttttgagATACTTATATGCCACAGAGATAATTGGTTATGTCAACCAAGAGAAGTTGGAATGTTTGGAGACTCGAATTCAGTTCATGGCTAACAATGTGGAACACCTTTGTCTTGCTGTTGCTGATGAGTTCATCACATATGAGTATGATAACTTGAATTATAAACCTTCTTATCTATTAAGCTTGATTGTGTTAGTGGAGCTGGAAATGAAGAAGATTTTTCTCAGTGAACTAAAGGCTTCAAAGTTTACTCAATCAACAACTTTCAAGGACAAGAAATTACCAAAAGGATTTTCACATCATCTCCACAGTCTGCTGATGTATCTCAGAAACAAAAAGCTCGAGAACTTCCCTAATAATGTCTCTGCTCAAAATATTGATGTGGTAATAGAGTTCTTATTGGGTTTCCTGGATCCTAATGTGCCAAATCATGTTATTAATGGTAGCTGGTTGAATGAGGTCTTGGTGAAGGTTGGAGATATAGCAGGTGATGTTCTATATGTGATTCAAAAGCTTCTTCCTAGCTCTATAAACAAAGATGACACTAACAAAATAAGTCTCTGCTCAATACAGATACTGGAGAAAACTAAAGATCTGAAGGCACAAGTGGAGACTTACTACAGATCCTTAAAATTTACTCCATCTCAGTTCCCCACCTCTGGTGGTTTGAGCTTTCTGGATTCTCTTTTAAGGAAACTGAATGAGATGTCAAAATCTAAATCTGGTTTGGATTTCCCGATGAAACCTCTTTTAGGTAATTCGGAGAAAGATCTATCATCTCTTACATCCATTTTAGAGAAGGAGCTGTCATCATTATCATCCATTTTCAGAGATGTCGCAAAGGTGCACCATGAACATAAAATTCCTAAAGATCTTCAGAGACGTACCATCAATTTGGCATATGAAGCTGAGGTTGCCATTGACTCTATTCTTGCTCAGTATAATGTgttttggcatattttttgcTCACTTCCTACAATCTTAAAAGAGATCAAGCAAATTAATGCGGAGGTGACTGAGATGTGGTCGGTGGACGTTGCTCTTAAGGCTCACTATGTGGTAGCGCCATCTAAACATCTACCAACTCGACACAGCAATCCTGTAAATGATGAGGAGATAGTGGGTTTTGATATAACAACAGAAAAACTAATTCAGTATCTGACTCGAGGGACAAGTGAGCTAGATGTCATCCCTATTGTTGGGATGGGGGGACAAGGTAAAACAACTTGTGCTAGAAAGTTGTATAATACTGACATCATTGTTTCTTGGTTCGATGTTCGAGCATGGTGCATCGTTTCCCAAACATATAATCGGAGAGAGCTATTACAAGATATTTTTAGTCAAGTTACCGGTTGCGAGGACAAGGGAGATAAGGATGATGTTCTTGCCGACATGTTGAGGAAACACTTAATAGGAAAGAGATACCTCATTGTATTGGATGATATGTGGGATTGTATGGCATGGGATGA tgggagaatgtgGTCAAAAGTTGCTGCTAGGAGAATAGTCAAAGTTGCGAAAAGCAACTTTTGA